Proteins from one Streptomyces sp. NBC_00289 genomic window:
- a CDS encoding PIN domain-containing protein, giving the protein MNLTAVLDHTVLTALYRADLFSTGLYVEASRGAGRVLIPSLSIVAAERQDAGAGRHAASLRFAESVPFTAAHAVDAMDWRDTDWPVAHAAAIAWQAVKAGDPITVLSLDPELYAGTGITPLNPT; this is encoded by the coding sequence GTGAACCTGACGGCCGTCCTGGACCATACCGTTCTGACCGCTCTGTATCGCGCGGATCTCTTCTCCACCGGCCTCTACGTCGAAGCCTCGCGCGGCGCCGGCCGCGTTCTCATCCCGTCGCTTTCCATCGTTGCTGCTGAGCGGCAGGACGCCGGCGCGGGCAGGCACGCGGCATCGCTGCGGTTCGCGGAGAGCGTCCCGTTCACCGCCGCTCATGCGGTGGATGCGATGGACTGGAGAGATACGGATTGGCCGGTGGCTCACGCGGCTGCCATCGCCTGGCAGGCAGTGAAGGCGGGGGATCCGATCACGGTCCTGTCACTGGACCCCGAGCTGTATGCGGGCACCGGCATCACCCCGCTGAACCCCACCTGA
- a CDS encoding transposase has translation MRRLDRQVKDNEAEMREAVAATRTTLTALPGLGTVLAAKVLGHIGDVSRFPTEHHFASYTGSAPLDASGGNNVRHRLNTGGNRALNSVLHTIAVCQIRDGGRGQDYYLRKIAEGKTPSEGRRALKRRLSNVVYRIMKRDQRSHLAQAA, from the coding sequence TTGCGCAGACTGGACCGGCAGGTCAAGGACAACGAAGCCGAAATGCGCGAGGCCGTCGCCGCGACCCGCACCACGCTGACCGCCCTGCCGGGCCTGGGCACCGTGCTGGCCGCGAAGGTCCTCGGCCACATCGGGGACGTCAGCCGGTTCCCCACCGAGCACCACTTCGCCAGCTACACCGGAAGCGCACCCTTGGACGCCTCCGGCGGCAACAACGTCCGTCATCGGCTCAACACCGGCGGCAACCGCGCGCTGAACTCGGTTCTGCATACGATCGCCGTCTGCCAGATCCGCGACGGCGGCCGCGGGCAGGACTACTACCTCCGCAAGATCGCGGAAGGCAAGACACCATCCGAGGGCCGCCGGGCCCTCAAGCGCCGCCTGTCCAACGTGGTCTACCGGATTATGAAACGCGACCAACGGAGTCACCTCGCTCAAGCCGCTTGA
- a CDS encoding transposase: MPELESMTRDELVVLARGQAARLDELAVVIARQDAQIAAMATQLADLVDKFERQAQELAKLQHLHSRNSSNSSMPPSKDDTLGKVPPRKERRAKPSGRGKGKQRGAPGSALCWRGDDEIDDRLDRFPQKACGCGADLVDAVGLGVVWWTATSSTRSRWWRWPSRSTTSTRWPAPAGRSTAERPAGAGRGRAEYGPSLRAFAVYLLVVHFVPVHRMREILAALTGAEPSVGFVHALLARAASLLATCDFVIRTLITLAFTLCCDETPLKACPATPAPGRVEAKSYLHVACTGLYTNFLLGDRSMTTFRQFVYRDLEPGAVIVHDRYQNYDSIHLGTLQHQLCLTHVLRDLAGAAGLYPEQAWPTQLADELRELIHRANQARDRGEQTLAARIRQVALTGLRHAVRIGLAHTATLADARPGARKARLLLQALREREDDFLRFTTDLRIPPTSNQAERDLRPSKTQEKISGRLTDLQRAKDRYLIRGVLSTATKHAVNSLTVLRDAFTGTPWLPRQPPHPPDHPTQQPLTTGHRPSPHTQNRHTAQPC, translated from the coding sequence GTGCCCGAGCTGGAGTCGATGACGCGTGACGAGCTGGTCGTGCTCGCCCGTGGTCAAGCAGCCCGGCTCGATGAGCTGGCGGTGGTGATCGCCCGTCAGGATGCGCAGATCGCGGCCATGGCTACGCAACTCGCCGACTTGGTAGACAAGTTCGAGCGGCAGGCCCAGGAACTGGCGAAGCTCCAGCATCTGCACTCGCGCAACAGTTCCAACTCCTCGATGCCGCCCTCGAAGGACGACACCCTCGGGAAGGTGCCGCCGCGCAAGGAGCGCCGGGCCAAGCCGAGCGGTCGCGGTAAGGGCAAGCAGAGGGGTGCGCCCGGGTCGGCGCTGTGCTGGCGCGGGGACGATGAGATCGACGACCGCCTGGACCGTTTCCCCCAAAAGGCATGCGGCTGCGGGGCCGACCTCGTCGACGCGGTCGGCCTGGGTGTGGTGTGGTGGACCGCTACCAGCAGCACGAGATCCCGCTGGTGGCGGTGGCCGTCACGCAGTACGACCAGCACGCGGTGGCCTGCGCCTGCGGGAAGGTCCACCGCCGAGCGTCCCGCGGGTGCCGGGCGTGGACGGGCGGAGTATGGGCCCAGCCTGCGCGCATTCGCGGTCTACCTGCTTGTGGTGCACTTCGTGCCGGTGCACCGGATGCGTGAGATCCTCGCCGCGCTGACCGGCGCCGAACCCTCCGTCGGCTTCGTCCACGCCCTGCTGGCGCGGGCGGCGTCCCTGCTGGCGACCTGCGACTTCGTCATCCGAACCCTGATCACCCTCGCCTTCACGCTCTGCTGCGACGAGACCCCGCTGAAGGCCTGCCCGGCCACCCCCGCCCCGGGCAGAGTCGAGGCCAAGAGCTACCTGCACGTCGCCTGCACCGGGCTGTACACCAACTTCCTGCTGGGCGACCGCTCCATGACGACCTTCCGGCAGTTCGTCTACCGCGACCTGGAGCCCGGGGCGGTCATCGTCCACGACCGCTACCAGAACTACGACAGCATCCACCTCGGCACCCTCCAGCACCAGTTGTGCCTGACCCACGTGCTCCGGGACCTGGCCGGCGCCGCCGGGCTCTACCCCGAACAGGCCTGGCCCACCCAGCTCGCCGACGAGCTGCGCGAGCTGATCCACCGCGCCAACCAGGCCCGCGACCGAGGCGAGCAGACCTTGGCCGCACGGATCAGGCAGGTCGCCCTGACCGGCCTGCGGCACGCCGTGCGCATCGGCCTCGCGCACACCGCCACACTGGCGGACGCCCGGCCCGGCGCCCGCAAGGCCCGCCTGCTACTGCAGGCCCTGCGCGAGCGCGAGGACGACTTCCTGCGCTTCACCACCGACCTGCGCATCCCGCCGACCTCGAACCAGGCCGAACGCGACCTGCGCCCCTCCAAGACCCAAGAGAAGATCTCCGGGCGGCTCACCGACCTGCAACGCGCCAAGGACCGCTACCTCATCCGCGGCGTGCTCTCAACCGCGACCAAGCACGCGGTCAACTCCCTGACCGTGCTCCGCGACGCCTTCACCGGCACGCCCTGGCTCCCCCGGCAGCCACCGCACCCGCCTGACCACCCCACACAACAGCCGCTGACCACCGGCCACCGGCCGTCACCGCACACCCAAAACCGTCACACAGCGCAGCCCTGCTGA